ATGCTGTGGGGTGCACATAGGCGGCCAGTCATGGGGCGTAGGCCAGTCATGGGGCAGCCTCAGGAAAGACTAAACTACAGAAAAGCAAGGGCATAGCATTCCTCTGCATTATGGCAAGACAATTTGTTTTTGAACCACATTTTGTTGAGTTTTAATTTTACTAACATTCTTATTGAGCAAAGGCACACGTGTGACTCTGAGCAGCTGTTCATCTGCCACTGCCACGCTCCCTCCAGAGTTTCATGGGGTCTGGGTGAGCCCAGCCTCTCGGATGAAGTTCTGGGGCCGTGTTGGTGTCCtgaagctgctgtaacaaagcacGTAGACTAGAGGCTTACCACAGCCGAGACTCATTGTTCCTTCATTGTGGGGACCACATGTCCAAGATCAAGTCACAGGCAGTGTCGTGTCCCCTCTGAAACCTAGAGGGGAGGATCCTACCTGCCtattccagcttctggtggccccAGGTATTCCTTGGCTGGTGGCCACATCCCTCCATACCTCCATGTGGAGGGCAAGCAGGGAGGTGGGCCCTCTGGAAACCCCCAGGAAGGAGGCATCAGTGCAGTCACTGTGGCCACCTGGAAGCTGAGGGGCAGGGCAGCAAGGGATGGACACAGCAGTGTGAGTCAGCGGGCATGACTGGCAGCGGCTGGAGGGTGTGGAGGTCAGGCTCTGCGCCCTGCTCAGAACCCCACCTAGTGGACAGCTGAGGCCCACCTCTCTTGGACTCACCCCTGTGTGCCCCTTAGCAGCTCTGGTGCCTCATTTTTCTCAGTACATAACACCCCTCTGTTCAGTTTTCAGTCCCTCTTTCCTCCTCACTCTACTCTCACAGGCACCCTAACCCTGCCTCTTATCCTCCACCCTTTTGGGCTCACTTTGCTCTTTTGTGGGTTTTCCTTGTACTCATTCCCTGTGAGATGACCTTTCCTCCACGTAGGAGAGTGGCTCTTTGCAGTCTTCCAGGTATATAGTAACTGAATGAATGCATTAAGCATGAACAGAACCAGATTTTGACCACTGTCAAAAGGCATTGACTTCTCATCGCATCTTTCCAAATGCTCAGTACAGCCTCTCCTGGGAGGGGGCTCAGTCCCAAGGGTGGTATGCACCCCCACACCCCAGGCTCCTTTCTCTGACGGGGGATTAGCAGCAATTTGCTTCCTGTTCATTTCAGATTCTACAGTTGGGACTGATGGTGAGCAGGCCTGTGAGGACATGGACAGTCTTAAAGCAGAATCTGGGGGGGTCACAGTCAAAACCTTGCCCCAGGACTTTCCCCAGAGTCCTGGCTTTGGAGACACCTCAGATCCTGAAGTCTGTTCACAGAGACAGCCAAGCTCCCTCTTCCATAAAAACTTCTTGAACATGGGGACCACGGCTCCCAGGAAGGCCTTCACCAAGGACGAGTTCCAGGGTCATGGTGAGCGGGGGAGCAGTGGCTGCCTGGGTTGTCAGCCTGATCAAAGTCAGGGGTCCTTCCGAAGGTGTGATGTATGTGGCAGGAGCTTGCGATCTCCTTCAGATGTTGCTCTGCACCAGGAAATGAATACCCAGCAGAAACCCAACAGATGCCAAGAGTGCCAAAAAAAGTTATCTGATTGCTTTCAGGGGAGACATCCGAGTACCTTGTCTGGAGAGAAACCGTATGAATGTAGGGAGTGTGGGAAGGTCTTCAGGTTGTGCTCACAGCTTACTCAGCATCAGAGGatccacactggagagaagccgTTTAAGTGCACCGACTGTGGGAAGGCCTTTCGCCTGAGCTCAAAACTTATTCAGCATCAAAGGATTCACactggggagaagccctacaggtgcgaagaatgtggaaaagcctttGGGCAGAGCTCCAGCCTCATCCATCATCAGAGGGTCCACACGGGAGAGAGGCCCTATGGCTGCCGGGAGTGCGGGAAGGCCTTCAGCCAGCAGTCTCAGCTGGCCAGGCACCAGAGGACCCACACGGGAGAGCGGCCCTACCCATGCCCAGAGTGTGGCAAGGCCTTCAGCCAGAGCTCAACCCTAGCTCAGCACCAGCGGATGCACGCTGGGGAGAAGGTTGAGCTCCCGAGAACCCCGGAGAGTCCCAGCCTGGGTGCACGTCAGAGGATGCATGCTCCCGAGAAGCCATTTAAGTGTGACGAGTGTGGGAAGGCTTTCcggtgggtctcccgcctgagtCAGCATCAACTGacacacactggagagaaaccttataaatgcaACAAGTGTTCGAAAGCCTTTGGTTGCAGCTCACGACTTATTCGCCACCAGAGAActcacactggagaaaaaccgTTTAAGTGTGATGAGTGTGGGAAAGGCTTTGTCCAGGGCTCACACCTCATTCagcatcagagaattcacactgggGAGAAGCCATACGAGTGCAGTGACTGCGGGAAGGCCTTCAGCCAGAGCTCAAGCCTCATTTACCATCAGAGGATCCATAagggggagaagccctatgagtGCCTCgaatgtggaaaagccttcagCATGAGCACACAGCTCACGATACACCAGAGGGTGCACACGGGTGAGAGGCCGTATAAGTGCAGCGAGTGTGGGAAGGCCTTCAGCCAGAATTCCACCCTTTTCCAGCACCAGATTATTCATGCTGGGGTGAAGCCCTACGGGTGCAGCGAGTGTGGGAAGGCCTTCAGCCGGAGTTCATACCTGATCGAGCACCAGAGGATCCACACTCGTGCGCAGTGGTACCGTGAGTACGGGGGCACCCTGGAGGCTTCCACCCACGCGAGTCGGAGGAGAGTTAATACTGTAAAGAAACTTCACAAATGTaatgaatgtgagaaaatattcagATGGCGGTCGCATCTCATTATCCaccagagaattcacactggagagaaaccttacaaatgtaatgaatgtggCAAAGCTTTTAATAGGAGCTCAAGGCTTACTCAGCATCAGAAAATTCACATGGGCTAGACCACTTACCTTTACAAATGTGTATAAATGTGAATAAACCTACAGCCTTAACTTATTTGACATGGGATCTTTTACACTGAAGATTTAGAACACCGGGGAATATTCAGAATTGCTCTCTTAGGGAGTGTTGAGATTCATACGTGGTGTATGTTTTTGCTGGCACGTTTGACCTTATCCCCTTCAATAAAGCTCGTGTCTCTCACATCAGGGTGACACGTGTAGCATTTGAGTTCTCAAAGGGATGACCCTGGGCCTTGCAGAAGAGGCATGAGAAGAGCCCCAGCAGCCCCACCAGAGGAGTGGGATGAAAGAAGTTTCCCGGGACGTCTTCCTTAGGCCACAGGTACTCAAGACTGGCTTCTGCAGCAGGGATGTGTTTGTGCAGGGCTGCTGGAGGGGGACCCGGGCTCCCCTTTTGCTCTCCCCACCGGATACGCCTCGCAGAGCAGCCCTTCTCTTCAGGGAGGTGCTGGGTCCATGCAGGCACGCCAGGAGCAGCACCCAGGCCAGGGGACAGTGTCCCTGGCCTGCTATAAGTCCAGAACCCAGTGTCCTCCCCGAGCGTTGTCTTACAGTGGTTACAAGAATGAAAGAGCAGCCCTGAGGACGCCACCAGAGGCATATCCTCAAAACACCAGCCACATGGACCACCAGAACTGGAAGGTCTGCAAGCAGACGCGTGAGCCGGTGCCTTTGCCCAGGCCGATGGGTGGTGGAGACGCCTGATCACCAGGATCAGCATTGGGATGTGGCCCCACGGGCCCCACAGGTCCCAGGGCAGAGGGCCTGTGGGTGCCGAGCACTGGGTGCCAGTGAGCAAGCCCGCTCTCCTGGCATCGCCTCCTGCTCAGGTTTTCTCTGCCAGCATGGCCTGGTTTGGGTCGAGTGGTCAGAGCACGTGGCCATCTTGTCACCGGCAGGAGGAACGTGCAGGGAACATCACTGCTCTGGTTGACTGACAGGCTGGGCTGCAGAGCGGCTCCTGGAACAGCTCCTCAGGGCCTGCGAGCCGCAGGATGAGGTGCAGCAGTGGCGCCCGCACAGCCTAGGGCCCTGGGCTCTGCAGGGGGACTCAGGATGAGGAGTGTCACCAGCTGCTACCCAGGACCACCCCAAGAGACCTGGCGATCTTTGGCACCATTGCTCATAATCACAGGGCAAAGGGCTGTCTCCCATGGAGGGGCCATTTCTCCCGTGTCCGACACGtgaccctgaggtcacttgagGACTTTTATTGCAACAGGACTTGGGTTACGTCACACAGGTTGGGTTAAGCCCAGGTTCGCCTTGTGTGCCatagcccagtagcagcctgtgGGTTTCTCTCGAGAACAAGTGCCAGCCGCTCCAGGTGCCTAGAGAGGTTGGGACAGCAGAGTCCAGATGTTCTGAGCAAGTAGAAGGGACTCAACTCCCCAGCAGCTCAGCCTGATTGGCTGCTTCCCTGGCACAAGGTGTGGAGGTCGCAGCGCTGTCTCGGGACAAGGACTGCCCCGCCTGCAGCTTTGGTATGCTCCTGCCCTGGGTGGGGTGCACCATGCAGACAGTGTGCTCTGCGGCAGCTGTAACCCCCCGCTCCACCCGCAACTTGTGTCTGAAAGTCTGTGCAAGAGGGCAGGGACCTCTCCAGACGCCAGAGGTTACGTCTCCACCTCAGCTGCTGTGCTCAGCCAGGTGGTCAGTACTTTCAGAGCCGGGCGAGGTGGGCACCTCTAAGTGGGCGATATCTTAGGCCTTGTGAGCCACCTAACAGTGGGACAAGATCAAGGTCCTGGGTGGCCATGCCACACCCCCACCCTCTGCTGGTGCTAGGAAAGTGTCCCATAAGGGAGGGGTCCATAAGGGAGTCCTGCTGGCCACTCCTGGTAATGATGCACAAAGGGGTATAGGGCCTCTGGACTCCAGGGTCTGCACCACAGGATGCTTGTCTCTCCTGACAGCACTTGCAGGCCAGCCAAAAAGGGCCAGAGGACGCAGCCTTAAACGCACTCTAGCACCTAGACTTGGAATCAATATGGTCCTGTTGGGGGCTGGCCCACTGTGTACCCCGTGGGCCAAATGCAGGCCTGTGCCCATGTCTGTGAAGCCTGGTGATCAGCCTGAGGACAGTGGCCTGGGACCTCCACAAAACCTGAGCTGGAGTCAGTCCTGTAAATGCACGCATGTCTGAGAAATTAATCACAGACAGCCAAGGAGGCTTCACCAATACGGCAGTTGCTTCTGATCAGACAGCCTCCTGGTTTTGCTTCCAGGCCGGTCGGCAGGGCTGCTGACCGCGTGGGCTTGGTGCTGCTCACAAGCCATGTGTGCTTGAATCACCTTCAGAGTGTTCATGTCCCCGTTTACCTTGTGACAGGCGTAAgaactaagaatggtttttacatttttcagtgGTTGGGGGTGGCGTGGGGAAAGACTATTTTGTgacatttgaaaattatattgaaatcagatttcaGTCTGACCAAATAAAGGTTCTTAGAACACAGCTGGCCCTTTGCTTGCAGGGCGCCTCTGACCGCCTGGCAGTCCTGCCTCCAGCCTTTGAGGGGTTATTTTCCCTCTGTTCTTAGTGTGTTTCATTCACTTAAGTGTCCCAGGAAAAGCAAAAATTCAATAGAAGTAAATCTCAAGCCCTACATTCCAGCCGGGAATACTGGCTGCGGAAGTATTGGGTGAGGCCTCTCCTTAGCTGCATGAAAAAGATTTGTGGTATTAGTGTGTCGCCTGACGACGTTGCGTTCAAACTGCTGCTGCATGGGTTTCAGATCCCagaacacgtgtgtgtgtgctgggaggagaggagagggctgCCTGCCAGGTGTGGGAGTTCTGGACTATTCTACTTCCAAGCTGTATTTCACAGTTGGGGCTTCAGGAACAGTAAACTCATTTTAAGAATTTCTGGGAATTTCTTGGCactccagtggtcaggactcagcTTTCCCCTAGATCCCACAAGACGCCCAGCATGGCCAAAGAAAATCTCCAGAACACTTACAGAATAGATTCTAAAATACTTTGGATTTCTCTTTTGGAGACAATAAATTAAACTCATAGTTTTAACCTGAAATTTGTCTTAATTATCAGATAAGCTTTATGATACTTTGAGCATTCTGGAAGCTTCACTAATAAAGTGGGGTGTCTGTGCAGAGCCCAGTGGGTTTTCACATCCGTGTGTCCCCTGGTGGATGTGGCTTGCACTCAAAGCCCAGGaaaagtttgttgaatgaatgctgTGTTTGAGGTACATCCAGGGTTTGAGGTGAAGCTTTACAGGCCCACAGATGACAGAAAATGCTCCAGCGCCAAGAGTTTCCACAGAGGTCTACATGAGGTCAAACATCTGCTGTCTGCCAGGTCTTGTTCTTATCTGGGGACAAGGGGGCAGGGCCAGCCCTGCCTCCAAGTGGAGACTGAGCACAAGTGCGGCGGGCCAGCGCTCTGCAGCCTGGGGGAGCCCTGCAGGCATGCAGGGAGGCGGGCATTTAGAGCCACCCTCACCCCACCTGGTTTTCCATGGCCCTGGAGCTAAGAGTGGTTTTTCTGggtttggctgtactgggtcacATTTGGGGCACACAGGaccttttagttgtggcatgcaggatctagatCCCCGacaaggaattgaacccggggcccctgcactgggagtgtggagtcctagacactggacaaccagggaagtcctaagaatGGGTTTTAAATGGTTGGAACAAATTTTGTGACGTGAAATCAAAATTTCAGTGTCCACAGGACATTTTATTGGGATACAATCATGCACATTGTTTTCTCTGGCTGATTTTGAGCTACAGTGGCAGAGCTGACACAATCATGACCTGAAAGGCTTAAATATTCTCTAACCATTTAGAGAAAAGGTCACCACACCCAATGCAGGTGAGGAGGACCACCTCTGCTGGCCtgcaagcctgtgccccacagctgGAGGGACCTTCTCCAGCTGGATCACATCCACCTCCCCGCACACAGTAAGGCCAGAGGCTGTGCACGGTCTCGAGGCTGGTGGCCCTCATTACCTGGCTCCGTTGAGCACCAGGAGCCAGCAGTCCTGGGAACAGCCAGCTGCCCGTCCTCTGCTTCTCACGAAAACCTCTCTCTCTGTACAGTGATGCCTGTGTCACTGTTTGCCCGTGTGCGCCTCCTTGAGACAAGCACGAGGGCTCACAAATGGACAACCTGGGGTTGGCAGCATTAGAGCTGTCAAGAGCTCATCAGAGACCAAGGCGAGGGGTCGGCGTAGTCAGGGCCCACCACATCCAGCCTCCCGAGGATGGAGGTCAATGTTCTGGTTCAGGCATTCCTGACCAGTGACTTAAAAGGCACAGACAGTGCCTTCTGGGGATGGGGGAGAGAAGCAGGTGAGCAAGCAGAGCTCTGCACCCCCAGTTAGCGGCCTGGACCCCTCAAGGGTGGAGATGACAGCATGTATAGACACAGAGCCTCAGAGGGGCCCCATACCCACTGAGTCTGCTGATCCtccagggcctggggaggggacTAGCAAGGTGGACGGACACACCCACACGGCTGACTGGGGAGacagctggacttccctggccgGGAGCACAGGGACAAAGAGGTCTctgtagcctggcaggcaaaAGGGTGTGCAAACCATAGTCCTGATGCGCAGGGCTCCGAGCCTCGGTTAGAAAAGCACCCCTGCCTGCCAGATCAGCCGAAAGGATGAGGTGGGCTTCAGTTGAGAGctcttgtcctcctccagggtcccTCGGGAAGGGACCCTGTGTGTGTTCCTGCCAAGCACGTGCCTTAAAATAATGGAATCGTAGCCACAGGGTCCTTCTGTGGCAGTGGAGCTCACAGCTGGGGCACCTGGGCCAGGCTTGGACTACAGGCCTTGTTCCTGGTTGCACCAGTGAACTTTGCTATGCTAACCAGCAAAACAGACACTCCCCAGCCTGTGGACTTCTATCTTGAATGCGTGTCCTCACTCTGGAGCCAGCAGCCTCAAGGGGTGGGAGCCAGCATGGAGCGCCTCTCTCGCCACCAGGTTCACATGCCCAGAGAAGTCGTGGAGGGACAGGTAGGAAGGGAAGGTTGGCGGAGAACCGACCACCAGCTCCCCCATAAGCCGTGTGTCCTTCGGCAAAACTCAAACCTCTCTGCACTTCGTCACCATGTCGATGCCTTTGAGTTAACGGGTTAACACGAGCCTGGCGGAGTGCCTGCACCTGGTGGTTCCTTCCATCTATACCTTCTCCCCACTCGGCTGCGTCGTCAGGGCCTGGCCTATAGGGGGCGCGCAAGGACGTGCTTTGGGAAGTTACGGAGGTGATGTCCGAATTTTGGGGACTcaggattgcagcctgccaggctcttctgtctactGTGGcattcttccaggcaagaatactgtaatgggtagccattcccttctgcaggggatcttcccaactcagggatcgaactcctgtcttctgcattgcaggcgaattctttaccatctgagccaccagggaagcccctagggcTTTAAAATGgtcgctatttttttttttttaaaacaacattatgctaagtaaaacgCCAACACTAAAGGCTAAGTTCAAATCTGGTCAAGAGGGTTTCTCCATGGCTGTCTATGGGCAAAGGAGCTTTTTGattctttttagttttgtttgtttttattttttaggatttttccAAACATATCATACATAACAAGTACATATTTCTGACACATGCCTGACGGTTAAGGAAGAAGTCACAGCAAAGAGAGCCTCCATCACTGGTTGAGGGAGATGTGGTGCTCAGCTTACTGTGCAGGTCCTTGTGGGCAGGCCTAGGCAGCAGCGAGGATGGCCCAGCCCAGCTCCTGTCCTCAGGGAAGAAGGGCCCAGGCTGCTGGCTGATGCTGGAGACACGGGGAGTCCTCAGCCCTCGGCTGAGCTAGGACTGAGCCCCATGTGGGGCCTGGCTAGGGAAACCCCAGCTCTGAGTGCAGCCCCCAGGGCACCTCCTCTTCTCTGTCCCTTTGGCCCAACTTGCTGGGACCCTCACTCAGGGAAAGGCCTAATTAATCAAGATCATGGGAGCATTCTGGAGACAGCACAGAGTAAACACTGCTGCTTTTGATGGGTTCTGGCACAGAGTGGGGACAGAAAGAGGGTGCTGGGAAGGTCAGGGGCTTCCAACACAGACATGGCAGGATGCCAGGTGGGCACCCAAACCcaattgctatttttcagaggaaGCTCCTGCCTGATGCTTGGGCCTATTAATCCTACCAAGCTGTGACCTGGTTTCCTGGTAGAGCGACCcagagaggcagggacactgccaGGCCCCCTACCAGGGGTGCAGTTATGCCGAGGGGACAGGGCTGGTCAAGAGCTCTGCACACTGCTGCCCGACAGGCACTCAGGAGAGGCCTGtgcacccccctccccagcacTCTTCAATTGCTGAAGCCCAAACCCCTGCTGAGCCTGTATTTAAAAATGCGgcctcaaaaaaataataataaataaaaaaagtttttaaatatgtgGCCTCCAGGGAGGTGATTAAGGTTGGATGAAGTCATAAACATAGGGCCCTGATCCCACAGGACTggtgccctcttttttttttttccccca
This genomic interval from Dama dama isolate Ldn47 chromosome 21, ASM3311817v1, whole genome shotgun sequence contains the following:
- the ZNF7 gene encoding zinc finger protein 7 isoform X3 produces the protein MEAVTFGDVAVHFSREEWQCLDPGQRALYKEVMLENHSSVAGLAGFLVFKPELISRLEQGQEPWVLDLQGAEGREAARTTRTDSTVGTDGEQACEDMDSLKAESGGVTVKTLPQDFPQSPGFGDTSDPEVCSQRQPSSLFHKNFLNMGTTAPRKAFTKDEFQGHGERGSSGCLGCQPDQSQGSFRRCDVCGRSLRSPSDVALHQEMNTQQKPNRCQECQKKLSDCFQGRHPSTLSGEKPYECRECGKVFRLCSQLTQHQRIHTGEKPFKCTDCGKAFRLSSKLIQHQRIHTGEKPYRCEECGKAFGQSSSLIHHQRVHTGERPYGCRECGKAFSQQSQLARHQRTHTGERPYPCPECGKAFSQSSTLAQHQRMHAGEKVELPRTPESPSLGARQRMHAPEKPFKCDECGKAFRWVSRLSQHQLTHTGEKPYKCNKCSKAFGCSSRLIRHQRTHTGEKPFKCDECGKGFVQGSHLIQHQRIHTGEKPYECSDCGKAFSQSSSLIYHQRIHKGEKPYECLECGKAFSMSTQLTIHQRVHTGERPYKCSECGKAFSQNSTLFQHQIIHAGVKPYGCSECGKAFSRSSYLIEHQRIHTRAQWYR
- the ZNF7 gene encoding zinc finger protein 7 isoform X2, which translates into the protein MEAVTFGDVAVHFSREEWQCLDPGQRALYKEVMLENHSSVAGLGFLVFKPELISRLEQGQEPWVLDLQGAEGREAARTTRTDSTVGTDGEQACEDMDSLKAESGGVTVKTLPQDFPQSPGFGDTSDPEVCSQRQPSSLFHKNFLNMGTTAPRKAFTKDEFQGHGERGSSGCLGCQPDQSQGSFRRCDVCGRSLRSPSDVALHQEMNTQQKPNRCQECQKKLSDCFQGRHPSTLSGEKPYECRECGKVFRLCSQLTQHQRIHTGEKPFKCTDCGKAFRLSSKLIQHQRIHTGEKPYRCEECGKAFGQSSSLIHHQRVHTGERPYGCRECGKAFSQQSQLARHQRTHTGERPYPCPECGKAFSQSSTLAQHQRMHAGEKVELPRTPESPSLGARQRMHAPEKPFKCDECGKAFRWVSRLSQHQLTHTGEKPYKCNKCSKAFGCSSRLIRHQRTHTGEKPFKCDECGKGFVQGSHLIQHQRIHTGEKPYECSDCGKAFSQSSSLIYHQRIHKGEKPYECLECGKAFSMSTQLTIHQRVHTGERPYKCSECGKAFSQNSTLFQHQIIHAGVKPYGCSECGKAFSRSSYLIEHQRIHTRAQWYREYGGTLEASTHASRRRVNTVKKLHKCNECEKIFRWRSHLIIHQRIHTGEKPYKCNECGKAFNRSSRLTQHQKIHMG
- the ZNF7 gene encoding zinc finger protein 7 isoform X1 — encoded protein: MEAVTFGDVAVHFSREEWQCLDPGQRALYKEVMLENHSSVAGLAGFLVFKPELISRLEQGQEPWVLDLQGAEGREAARTTRTDSTVGTDGEQACEDMDSLKAESGGVTVKTLPQDFPQSPGFGDTSDPEVCSQRQPSSLFHKNFLNMGTTAPRKAFTKDEFQGHGERGSSGCLGCQPDQSQGSFRRCDVCGRSLRSPSDVALHQEMNTQQKPNRCQECQKKLSDCFQGRHPSTLSGEKPYECRECGKVFRLCSQLTQHQRIHTGEKPFKCTDCGKAFRLSSKLIQHQRIHTGEKPYRCEECGKAFGQSSSLIHHQRVHTGERPYGCRECGKAFSQQSQLARHQRTHTGERPYPCPECGKAFSQSSTLAQHQRMHAGEKVELPRTPESPSLGARQRMHAPEKPFKCDECGKAFRWVSRLSQHQLTHTGEKPYKCNKCSKAFGCSSRLIRHQRTHTGEKPFKCDECGKGFVQGSHLIQHQRIHTGEKPYECSDCGKAFSQSSSLIYHQRIHKGEKPYECLECGKAFSMSTQLTIHQRVHTGERPYKCSECGKAFSQNSTLFQHQIIHAGVKPYGCSECGKAFSRSSYLIEHQRIHTRAQWYREYGGTLEASTHASRRRVNTVKKLHKCNECEKIFRWRSHLIIHQRIHTGEKPYKCNECGKAFNRSSRLTQHQKIHMG